The genomic DNA TGCGGGGAACGGGAAGAGATCATCATCCATTTAACTACGTCCTGTCCCGCTACGGCGGGACACAGGGGATTCTTCGCGAGTTTTCTACCAATCTATCTGATCCTTCACTGTTTGGCTCCTACGCAGGCTTAGAGGCAGTCGCGAAGTTCATTGCCAAGACGGGCATAGGAAGAAGACCAGGAGGCCCGCCGGCAACCGCTCAATCTATGTAGTATATACGCCATCACGGCCTCTGACTGAGCGaggccttaagccacctGTACGTCGCCCGTCGACAGCTTCATTtctctgaccgtgctacCGTTTCTGCGTGTTtattcccccccccccccgtttcattgccttctttctctctgTAGCTTCTCACGGTTCGGTTCTTGATTTGTGAGCGGTTcgccttgttcgcatgtagctcccgtattgcttatatatggacgtgtattaaaaaaaaaaaaaaaagaggcaCACGTGATGGACATTTTttttattcatatttaaagaGCTACATGCGCCACGTGATGGACAGAGAGATCGTATTTCTGGGACTATGAATAGTGAAAACGATACCACCGCGCTGCTGAGCGACAGTCTCAAGTTGCATTCGTACTGCAACAGACCTACTATCATCATACAGCGGACAAACAAAAAAGTTTGTTGTGTTTGCTTTGGTGCTCGGCCTTGTCCATGTTCTGGCCGTAAAGCGGGACCCGAATTGGTCAGGGTCTATGACACCACTCTTGAACTCGAACCGAGTTGAAAACCACCAAGCAGACTGACATCGTTGTCTCAAGTTCATCCATAAACCTGCCATGTCCGAGCCTCTATTTACGGCAGTTTCGTTTTACTCCCTAGCAGGTGTTGTAGGAATTCTTGGGACTGCATATGGGGCATCAAATAGTTTGCTGAGGAAAAACGCGTCCTTTGGGGAGCGTGCCGCTTTTGTTTGGTTGGTACGTCGAACATCTGCTCACATTATTCAACGCTCAAGCATCTATATTTAGGCATTTGATGCACTCATTCATTTCATCTTCGAAGGGTCATTTTTGTACTATTCGACTTTTGGACGAACTGTGAATAATGGCATAGGAATGTTCGCTACTATGTGTAAGTGGTCAGTTTGATAGTTATTGAGTGCTCAAGTAGGCTCACCATGTCCAGGGCGTGAATATGCACGGGCGGATTTTAGATGGGGAACGGCAGATGAAACAGTCGTGTCACTTGAGCTGTTGACCGTGTTTGGCGCCGGCCCGCTGTGTTGTTACATTCTGTATCAGCTTATAAACAACGACCCAAGGAGACATTATTGGATTATTGTGCTCTGTACAGCTGAATTGTATGGCGGGTAAGTATGGTCTGAATCATCAAATAAACCCTCCCAAAACTTATACGCATGTCACAGTTGGATGACCTTCTGTCCCGAATGGCTAACAGGGTCCAAGAACCTCCGGACCGACAACTTCTTGTACTT from Rhizoctonia solani chromosome 16, complete sequence includes the following:
- a CDS encoding emopamil-binding family protein, with the protein product MSEPLFTAVSFYSLAGVVGILGTAYGASNSLLRKNASFGERAAFVWLAFDALIHFIFEGSFLYYSTFGRTVNNGIGMFATMWREYARADFRWGTADETVVSLELLTVFGAGPLCCYILYQLINNDPRRHYWIIVLCTAELYGGWMTFCPEWLTGSKNLRTDNFLYFWVYLMLMNLLWVFIPLWLMVDSYGVITSAVRNHVKGAKAS